Proteins found in one Rhodobacter capsulatus SB 1003 genomic segment:
- the lptF gene encoding LPS export ABC transporter permease LptF, translating to MKRLDRYLLSQLMAIFGFFALVLVSVYWVNRAVLLFDKLIGDGQTAWVVLEFTALTLPKVISLVLPVAAFAAVLYAINRLSGESELVVMQSAGASPWRLARPVAVFGLIVAALMLALVHELVPASRARLAERQAQVSQDVTARFLTEGSFQTPTAGITVYIREISDLGELLDIFLYDARGQRAETIYTAEKALIVPSEAGPKLVMFDGTAQTLRPSDGSLALTRFSDFTYDLGGAIGTGLRGRIDWEEVPSRDLIAPGPELLAATGSTVAAAHLELNDRLAQPLMAPVAALIAAAAMMLGGFSRLGLWRQIGLAVLALIGLQSLSNVATSMTRADPALWALHYMPALAGLAGVALALSWAGRRRKAPPLTAAEDRA from the coding sequence TTGAAACGCCTGGACCGATATCTCCTGTCCCAGCTGATGGCGATTTTCGGATTTTTCGCGCTGGTGCTGGTCTCGGTCTATTGGGTGAACCGGGCGGTGCTGCTGTTCGACAAGCTGATCGGTGACGGCCAGACCGCCTGGGTGGTGCTGGAATTCACCGCGCTGACCCTGCCCAAGGTGATTTCGCTGGTGCTGCCGGTGGCGGCCTTTGCCGCCGTGCTTTACGCGATCAACCGGCTTTCGGGCGAATCCGAACTGGTGGTGATGCAATCGGCGGGGGCAAGCCCGTGGCGGCTGGCGCGGCCGGTCGCCGTTTTCGGGCTGATCGTCGCGGCGCTGATGCTCGCCCTCGTGCATGAGCTGGTCCCCGCCTCGCGCGCAAGGCTGGCCGAGCGGCAGGCGCAGGTGTCGCAAGATGTCACCGCGCGCTTTCTGACCGAGGGCAGCTTCCAGACCCCCACCGCGGGCATCACCGTCTATATCCGCGAGATTTCCGATCTGGGCGAGCTTCTGGACATCTTTCTTTATGATGCCCGCGGCCAGAGAGCCGAGACGATCTATACCGCGGAAAAGGCGCTGATCGTGCCCTCGGAGGCCGGGCCGAAGCTGGTGATGTTCGACGGCACGGCGCAGACGCTGCGGCCCTCGGATGGGTCGCTGGCGCTGACGCGGTTTTCCGATTTCACCTATGATCTGGGCGGTGCGATCGGCACCGGCCTGCGCGGGCGCATCGATTGGGAGGAAGTGCCCAGCCGCGATCTGATCGCGCCGGGGCCGGAGCTGCTGGCCGCGACCGGATCGACGGTGGCGGCGGCGCATCTGGAGCTGAACGACCGGCTGGCGCAGCCCCTGATGGCGCCGGTGGCGGCGCTGATCGCGGCGGCGGCGATGATGCTGGGCGGGTTTTCGCGGCTGGGGCTGTGGCGGCAGATCGGGCTGGCGGTGCTGGCGCTGATCGGGCTGCAGTCGCTGTCGAATGTCGCCACCTCGATGACCCGCGCCGATCCGGCGCTGTGGGCGCTGCATTACATGCCCGCGCTGGCCGGGCTTGCGGGGGTGGCGCTGGCGCTGTCCTGGGCCGGGCGGCGGCGCAAGGCACCGCCCCTGACGGCGGCGGAGGACCGGGCATGA
- the thiB gene encoding thiamine ABC transporter substrate binding subunit, whose translation MKTALMLAGCVLAATPVLAGDKPVLTVYAPDYFTSEWGPGPAIEKGFEADCGCDLQFVAGDVLPRLMLEGAKTEADVAIGLNTDITARARATGLFAPHHQDLSRLSLPIAWADDTFLPFDWSEVAFVYDKTKLTAPPQSFAALLDAPDDAFKIALEDPRSSTAGLALLLWVKHIYGDKAGEAWAKLAPKVLTVTPDWSEAYGLFTEGEADMVLSFTTSPAYHRIAEQDDSKAAAIFPEGHYFYTELAAQLKTSDQPELAQKFMDYILSDGFQGMIATANWSYPVIEKPGFLPEGFATLPRPAKTFFYTETEAEALRGPALEEWRANFGK comes from the coding sequence ATGAAAACTGCTCTGATGCTGGCGGGTTGCGTGCTTGCCGCAACCCCTGTTCTGGCCGGGGACAAACCCGTCCTCACCGTCTATGCGCCCGATTACTTCACCAGTGAATGGGGCCCCGGCCCGGCGATCGAAAAGGGTTTCGAGGCGGACTGCGGCTGCGATCTGCAATTCGTCGCGGGCGATGTGCTGCCGCGGCTGATGCTGGAAGGCGCGAAGACCGAGGCCGATGTGGCGATCGGGCTGAACACCGACATCACCGCCCGCGCCCGGGCGACCGGGCTTTTCGCGCCCCATCATCAGGATCTGTCGCGGCTGAGCCTGCCGATTGCCTGGGCGGATGACACCTTCCTGCCCTTTGACTGGTCCGAGGTCGCCTTTGTCTATGACAAGACGAAACTGACCGCCCCGCCGCAATCCTTTGCCGCGCTTCTCGACGCCCCCGACGACGCCTTCAAGATCGCCCTCGAAGACCCGCGCTCGTCCACCGCCGGGCTCGCGCTGCTTCTGTGGGTCAAGCACATCTATGGCGACAAGGCGGGCGAGGCCTGGGCGAAGCTTGCGCCCAAGGTGCTGACCGTGACGCCGGATTGGTCCGAGGCTTACGGGCTTTTCACCGAGGGCGAGGCCGACATGGTCCTGTCCTTCACCACCTCGCCCGCCTATCACCGCATCGCCGAACAGGATGACAGCAAGGCGGCGGCGATCTTCCCCGAGGGGCATTATTTCTACACCGAACTGGCGGCGCAGCTGAAGACCTCGGACCAGCCGGAGCTGGCGCAGAAATTCATGGATTACATCCTCTCGGACGGGTTTCAGGGCATGATCGCCACGGCGAACTGGTCCTATCCGGTGATCGAGAAACCCGGCTTCCTGCCCGAGGGGTTCGCCACCCTGCCCCGCCCCGCCAAGACCTTCTTTTACACCGAAACCGAGGCCGAGGCCCTGCGCGGCCCGGCGCTGGAAGAATGGCGCGCGAATTTCGGCAAATGA
- a CDS encoding leucyl aminopeptidase produces the protein MIHPVALRFTASDAEALAPREGRLALIVPPEGKLGQLGRKLDRLTRGAVTRALASEGWGKLAAGDSLDLGFPGGLACETLALVKLDRRASVAEARKAGATVAKGLGEKGALVIAEAHPRAADISFGLALRAYRFDYLSEPKKPFGPVEMMVSAPETVAAEAAPHAALAEGVFFTRDLVNEPANILTTDDFAARLAAMHELGLEVEILDEDELEKLGFRALLAVGQGSESPSKVVVMRWQGGEPDAAPLALVGKGVCFDSGGISIKPAAGMEEMTMDMGGAAVVAGVMRTLALRKARANVVGLVGLVENMPDGRAQRPGDIVKSLKGDTIEVVNTDAEGRMVLADVLWYAQERFAPAAVIDLATLTGAIIVALGHDHAGIFSNDDKLSGDLLSAAKSEGEGAWPMPLTPGYDPLIKSRLADIKNSGGRWGGAITAAAFLKRFIKPDVPWCHIDIAGVALPPGESALAPKGATGWGVMTLDRLIRTRFEA, from the coding sequence ATGATCCACCCCGTCGCCCTTCGTTTCACCGCCTCCGACGCCGAGGCCCTTGCCCCCCGCGAAGGCCGTCTGGCGCTGATCGTGCCGCCCGAGGGCAAGCTGGGCCAGTTGGGGCGCAAGCTTGACCGGCTGACGCGGGGCGCGGTGACGCGGGCGCTGGCCTCCGAGGGCTGGGGCAAGCTGGCGGCGGGTGATTCGCTCGATCTCGGCTTTCCGGGCGGGCTGGCCTGCGAGACGCTGGCGCTGGTCAAGCTGGACCGCCGCGCCAGCGTGGCCGAGGCCCGCAAGGCAGGCGCAACCGTCGCCAAGGGGCTGGGGGAAAAAGGCGCGCTGGTGATCGCCGAGGCGCATCCGCGGGCGGCCGACATTTCCTTTGGCCTCGCGCTGCGGGCCTATCGGTTCGACTACCTGAGCGAGCCGAAAAAGCCCTTCGGCCCGGTCGAGATGATGGTCTCCGCGCCTGAAACCGTCGCCGCCGAGGCCGCGCCGCATGCCGCGCTGGCCGAAGGCGTGTTTTTCACCCGCGATCTGGTGAACGAACCGGCAAACATCCTGACCACCGACGATTTCGCCGCCCGGCTGGCGGCGATGCATGAACTGGGCCTCGAGGTCGAGATCCTGGACGAGGACGAGCTGGAAAAACTCGGCTTCCGCGCGCTGCTGGCGGTGGGGCAAGGCTCGGAAAGCCCGTCGAAGGTCGTGGTGATGCGCTGGCAGGGCGGCGAGCCCGATGCCGCGCCCTTGGCGCTGGTCGGCAAGGGGGTCTGCTTCGACAGCGGCGGGATTTCGATCAAGCCCGCGGCGGGCATGGAAGAAATGACTATGGACATGGGCGGCGCGGCCGTGGTGGCGGGCGTCATGCGCACGCTCGCCCTGCGCAAGGCGCGCGCCAATGTCGTGGGTCTGGTCGGTCTCGTGGAAAACATGCCCGACGGGCGGGCGCAGCGTCCGGGCGATATCGTCAAAAGCCTGAAAGGCGACACGATCGAGGTGGTCAACACCGATGCCGAGGGGCGGATGGTTCTGGCCGATGTGCTGTGGTATGCGCAGGAGCGCTTCGCCCCCGCCGCGGTGATCGATCTGGCGACGCTGACGGGCGCGATCATCGTGGCGCTTGGCCATGATCATGCGGGCATTTTCAGCAATGACGACAAGCTTTCGGGCGATCTTCTGAGCGCCGCGAAATCCGAGGGCGAAGGTGCCTGGCCGATGCCGCTCACCCCCGGCTATGATCCGCTGATCAAGTCGCGGCTGGCCGATATCAAGAACTCCGGCGGGCGCTGGGGCGGCGCGATCACCGCGGCGGCGTTTCTGAAGCGCTTCATCAAGCCCGATGTGCCCTGGTGCCATATCGACATCGCGGGCGTCGCCCTGCCGCCGGGCGAAAGTGCGCTGGCGCCCAAGGGCGCGACCGGCTGGGGGGTGATGACGCTTGACCGGCTGATCCGCACCCGGTTCGAGGCCTGA
- a CDS encoding thiamine/thiamine pyrophosphate ABC transporter permease ThiP, whose product MAREFRQMIPAASAAVLVAALVLAPLGAVMIRAGGLSALSAADLAALRFTLWQAALSALFSCLLAIPLARALHRRRFPGRGLFIAALGAPFLLPTLVAVMGLLAIFGRRGLLNGALDALNLPGVSIYGPWGVVLGHLFLNLPLATRMLLQGWQAIPAERVRLALSLGLGPADIARHLEARMLRAVLPGAFLAIFLVCLSSFAVALTLGGGPRASTLEVAIYQAFRFDADPGRAAALAVLQVALALAALGIAARLTLPPGFGAGLDRVLPVPLAPGLPHRIGDALILSAAAAFLLSPLAAIALRGLPALADLPAQVWQAAFTSVWLALGAAALTMVLALPLALAAPRHIWAEPAAMLPMAASSLVLGTGLFLIAQPFVAPTALALPVTLLTNAALSLPFALRLLLPEVRALQADYDRLADSLNLRGLARLRFLTLPRLARPTGFAAGIAAAFSMGDLGAISLFSDGRSQTLPLAVYQLMGSYRMDQAAGAACLLMALTFALYAACDRIGAHADPR is encoded by the coding sequence ATGGCGCGCGAATTTCGGCAAATGATCCCGGCGGCATCGGCGGCGGTCCTGGTGGCCGCGCTGGTGCTGGCCCCCCTCGGCGCGGTGATGATCCGCGCCGGGGGGCTTTCGGCGCTGAGCGCCGCCGATCTTGCGGCCCTGCGCTTCACGCTCTGGCAGGCCGCGCTCTCGGCGCTTTTCTCCTGCCTGCTGGCGATCCCGCTCGCCCGGGCGCTGCACCGGCGCCGCTTTCCCGGCCGCGGCCTGTTCATCGCCGCGCTTGGGGCGCCGTTCCTGTTGCCCACCCTTGTCGCGGTGATGGGGCTTCTCGCCATCTTCGGCCGTCGCGGGCTGCTCAATGGCGCTCTGGACGCGCTGAACCTGCCCGGCGTGTCGATCTATGGGCCCTGGGGGGTGGTGCTGGGCCATCTGTTCCTGAACCTGCCCCTGGCAACGCGGATGCTGCTGCAGGGCTGGCAGGCGATCCCGGCCGAGCGGGTGCGGCTGGCGCTGTCGCTGGGTCTTGGCCCGGCGGACATCGCAAGGCATCTGGAGGCGCGGATGCTGCGCGCCGTCCTGCCCGGGGCCTTTCTGGCGATTTTCCTTGTGTGCCTCTCGTCCTTCGCCGTCGCGCTGACGCTGGGCGGCGGTCCCCGCGCCTCGACGCTCGAGGTGGCGATCTATCAGGCCTTCCGCTTTGACGCCGATCCGGGCCGGGCCGCGGCGCTTGCGGTGCTGCAGGTCGCGCTGGCGCTGGCGGCGCTGGGCATCGCCGCGCGGCTGACCCTGCCGCCCGGCTTTGGCGCGGGGCTCGACCGGGTCTTGCCGGTGCCCCTGGCGCCGGGGCTGCCGCATCGGATCGGGGATGCGCTGATCCTGAGTGCCGCCGCAGCCTTCCTGCTCTCGCCTCTGGCAGCCATCGCGCTGCGCGGCCTGCCCGCGCTGGCCGATCTGCCCGCACAGGTCTGGCAGGCGGCTTTCACCTCGGTCTGGCTGGCGCTCGGCGCCGCGGCGCTGACGATGGTGCTGGCGCTGCCGCTGGCTTTGGCCGCGCCGCGCCACATCTGGGCCGAGCCCGCGGCGATGCTGCCGATGGCGGCCTCCTCGCTCGTCCTTGGCACCGGGCTGTTCCTGATCGCCCAGCCCTTCGTCGCGCCGACCGCGCTGGCCCTGCCGGTGACGCTTTTGACCAATGCCGCGCTCAGCCTGCCCTTTGCGCTGCGCCTGCTTCTGCCCGAGGTCCGCGCGCTGCAGGCCGATTACGACCGGCTGGCCGACAGCCTGAACCTGCGCGGCCTGGCCCGGCTGCGGTTCCTCACCCTGCCCCGGCTGGCCCGGCCGACGGGCTTTGCCGCGGGGATTGCCGCGGCCTTTTCGATGGGCGATCTGGGCGCCATCTCGCTGTTTTCCGATGGCCGCAGCCAGACCCTGCCGCTTGCCGTCTATCAGCTGATGGGCAGCTATCGCATGGATCAGGCCGCGGGCGCGGCTTGCCTTTTGATGGCGCTGACCTTTGCCCTTTATGCCGCCTGTGACCGGATCGGAGCCCATGCTGACCCTCGATAA
- a CDS encoding DNA polymerase III subunit chi, with protein sequence MPALFYHVTQSPVEGVVETLLTRALAQGWRVELRGVSPERMDWLDQKLWLGPEEDFLPHGLAGGPHDALQPVLLTTSPRPEGRQAVMTLDGAEVTPAEVAAAERVWILFDGRDETAVARARDQWKALTGAGTAAQYWREESGRWQKKAEK encoded by the coding sequence ATGCCCGCGCTTTTCTATCACGTCACCCAGTCGCCGGTCGAAGGGGTGGTCGAAACGCTGCTCACCCGCGCCCTGGCGCAGGGCTGGCGGGTGGAATTGCGCGGGGTGTCCCCCGAGCGGATGGACTGGCTGGACCAGAAACTCTGGCTTGGCCCCGAGGAAGACTTTCTGCCGCACGGGCTGGCGGGCGGGCCGCATGATGCGCTGCAACCCGTGCTCTTGACCACCTCCCCGCGCCCCGAGGGGCGGCAGGCGGTGATGACGCTCGACGGCGCCGAGGTCACCCCCGCCGAGGTGGCGGCGGCCGAACGGGTCTGGATCCTGTTCGACGGCCGCGACGAAACCGCCGTCGCCCGCGCCCGCGATCAGTGGAAGGCGCTGACCGGGGCGGGCACCGCGGCGCAATACTGGCGCGAGGAAAGCGGGCGCTGGCAGAAGAAGGCCGAAAAGTAG
- the lptG gene encoding LPS export ABC transporter permease LptG: MTLSLYIARRFGQAFLIVAGAFWGVLFLIEMVEQIRRLDPARGALSDAAHLAALSVPSTLYTIFPLVVMLSGVVAFLGLARSSELVVIRAAGRSALRMLLAPVTVALLIGVLLVAVGNPIVSATSKRAEEIEGQLRAEGRQTVSIGREGLWMRQGTADGGQAVIHAMRGNADATALYQVTFLLFDAKAGPVRRIDAASAWLTPGAWVLSEAKDWPLGRSTNPERDATRAQTISLPSTLTAESIADSFGAPSAMPIWELPGFIRALEAAGFSARRHIVWLQVELAQPLMLAAMVLVAAGFTMRPARFGGTGGRVMLALLAGLALFFLRNVAQVLGDNGQIPAALAAWAPPAIALMLALTLVLQQEEG; encoded by the coding sequence ATGACGCTGTCGCTTTATATCGCGCGCCGCTTCGGGCAGGCCTTCCTGATCGTCGCCGGGGCGTTCTGGGGGGTCTTGTTCCTGATCGAGATGGTCGAGCAGATCCGCCGTCTTGACCCCGCCCGCGGCGCGCTTTCGGATGCGGCGCATCTGGCGGCGCTGTCGGTGCCCTCGACGCTTTACACGATCTTTCCGCTGGTCGTGATGCTGTCGGGCGTGGTCGCCTTTCTGGGCCTTGCGCGGTCGTCGGAACTGGTGGTGATCCGCGCCGCCGGGCGCTCGGCCTTGCGGATGCTGCTGGCGCCGGTGACGGTGGCGCTGCTGATCGGCGTCCTGCTGGTCGCGGTCGGCAATCCGATCGTTTCCGCCACCAGCAAGCGCGCCGAGGAGATCGAGGGCCAGCTGCGCGCCGAGGGGCGGCAGACCGTCTCGATCGGCCGCGAGGGGCTGTGGATGCGGCAGGGCACGGCCGATGGCGGGCAGGCGGTGATCCATGCGATGCGCGGCAATGCCGATGCGACGGCGCTTTACCAGGTGACCTTCCTTCTGTTCGACGCCAAGGCCGGGCCGGTGCGCCGGATCGATGCCGCCTCGGCCTGGCTGACGCCCGGCGCCTGGGTGCTGTCAGAGGCGAAGGACTGGCCGCTGGGCCGCTCGACCAACCCCGAACGCGACGCGACGCGGGCACAGACGATCTCGCTGCCCTCGACGCTGACCGCCGAAAGCATCGCCGACAGTTTCGGCGCCCCCTCGGCGATGCCGATCTGGGAATTGCCGGGCTTCATCCGCGCGCTGGAGGCGGCGGGCTTTTCCGCGCGCCGTCACATCGTCTGGCTGCAGGTGGAACTGGCGCAGCCGCTGATGCTGGCCGCGATGGTGCTGGTGGCGGCGGGTTTCACCATGCGTCCGGCGCGGTTCGGCGGCACCGGCGGGCGGGTGATGCTGGCGCTTCTGGCCGGACTTGCGCTATTCTTCCTGCGCAATGTCGCACAGGTTCTGGGAGACAACGGGCAGATCCCCGCCGCGCTGGCGGCCTGGGCGCCGCCGGCCATCGCCCTGATGCTGGCGCTGACGCTGGTTCTGCAGCAGGAGGAGGGATGA